In Miscanthus floridulus cultivar M001 chromosome 8, ASM1932011v1, whole genome shotgun sequence, the sequence TGCACGGCCGCGGCGAGCGCGAGCGACGCCGCCAGGGACAGGGACGACGGCGCCCACCACCTCCTGCACGCggcggaaggggaaggggaaacggcggcggcggcggcggacgcggCCACGGACGCGGCGAAGAGGAGCGCGAGAGAGAGgccgtggaaggcgaggaaggccgCGCAGAGGTAGAAGGCGTCCCGGCGCGCCGCGTCCATGCGCGCTTCCAGCGCGCAAGCGCGGCGGCTCAGGCGGTCCTCCTCCCACTGCCACAGCTTGAGCAGCAGCAGGTGCCCCGCACTCGCCGCGATCTCCCCGAGCGGGTGGCcatcgcccgccgccgccgccgtcgacttGTCAAGAAAGGCCTCCTCGCCTCCGGAGGCTTCGCCGCCGTCGACGGCCACCGGGATCTCCACGACGTGGGCCTCGTTCTTGGCCGGCTCCGCCATGGCAAAGGTCGTCGGTTCTtggtttctttctttccttttgtcTATCTAGGAAGAACGGATCTTTGTCGGGACCGGACTGGGGGAGGAAACAGGGGAAGCGGCGATCTCTCAGGGAAAGATCAGAGTTGATGTTAGATCGGAGTCCGGAAGGGGAAGCGCAGATGGAAAGGCGAGAGTGGAAGCACGGTGATCAATCTGCTGGCCGCCGTGGGTTGGGCGCGGCGCGGCTTAAGGCCGCGGGGATGGCGCTGCGTCCAACGGTCGGGTGGCCGAGCGCTTTAGGGAGAGGCACGCAACGGTCACATCTTGGGTGGGCCTTGTAGTGTTTCCGTGGGCCACAAGGGGCCCATAGACCTTGAGGGCTGCTGCGTTGTGGGAGATATTGGGCCCAAAGTCATAGACCGAAGGCCCAACTGAAACTTGTATACCCACGAGAAAAGTGTGACGCGAGGGAGATCGAGAGCAGCGTCACCACTATCCGATGCGGTAGGCGTGTGCGGACAACGCCGGCGACGAGCTGAGCCGACGACGCGATACGGTGAGCACCGCGGATGTCACACCGAAGATTATATTCCCCGGGCGTTCGACCGCATCGCTCATCACACCGGGCGTGTCGTATCTCTTCCGTTACCTTTCGCCGTCACCCGCGGCCGGTTGACACCGCTGCTGGCTTCTGCGAGCACTCCATTTCCATGGCGCTCGACGGCATGTCGCATCTATAAGTATTCGCCTTCCGGGTCAGCTTGTTTGCACACGACAAGTCCAGGGAGTAGGGCAGGGAGACGTGGCTTGCTTCTGCCTCCTAGCCATGGCGCGCTTCGCCTCCGCCGTCCTCCTCGCCGCTGCCCTGCTCATGGTAATGATCGATCGAACAACCCGCTGGTCAGTGCACGTAAGGTAGAGGAAGACACATTCACGAATTTCTCCTTGCCTCCCCTCCCCCTGGGCTTCACTTGTTCAGGCTGGACGGCTGACGAATGCGGGGCCATCGACGACGGCCGACGAGGTGTTCTGGCGCGCACTCCTGCCAGGCTCCGCCGTGCCGGACGCCGTCCTCCAGCTCCTACGCCCAGGTCGGTTCTCCTCTCACTTTGCTGGTTCTATCTTGGAGAATGTACGGTTTGATCAGGGACCAATGCACTTGAACACGTGAATGGAACGTTCAGCTACGACTACATCACCTACGAAGCGCCCAGCGAGCCAAGGGGTACCGGCCAGCGGCGGCGCgagagacgacgacgacgacgacgacccttCGTTCAAAGGCTACGAGTTCAGCTACGACGCGCCGATTGCGACGACGCGAGGCGGTGGGGCGGCCACGCCGACGCCGACGGCCCCGACGGCGGCGGTGTTCTTCCACGAGGAGGCGGTGCGCGTGGGCGAGCGCCTGCCGCTCCACTTCCGGGCCGCGGCGCCAGCCGCGCTGGGTCTCCTGCCGCGCGGCGTCGCCGACTCCATCCCGTTCACGACGGCGGCGCTTCCGGCCGTCCTCGCGCTCTTCGGCGTCCCGCCGGGCTCGTCCagggccgccgccatggccgagacGCTGCGCACCTGCGAGCGGCCCCCGCCAGTCGCTGGGGAGGCCGAGGAGGCCAGGTTCTGCGCCACGTCACTGGAGGCCATGGTGGAGCGCGCCGTGGCGGCGCTGGGCACGCGCGACGTCCGTGCGGTCACCTCCGCGCTGCCCCGCGCGGGGCTGCCGCCGCAGGCGTACACCGTCCGCGCCGTGCGGCGCATCGGCGGCGGCGCCAGCTTCGTGGCGTGCCACGACGAGGCGTACCCGTACACCGTGTACTGGTGCCACGGCACGGGGCCCGCCAGGGCGTACCTGGTGGAGATGGAGggcgcccgcggcggcggcgcggtcaCCGTGGCCTTTGTCTGCCACACCGACACGTCCCGGTGGAACCCGGAGCACGTCTCGTTCAAGGTCCTCGGCACCAAGCCCGGCGGGCCGCCCGTCTGCCACCTGATGCCGTACGGCCACGTCATCTGGGCCAAGAACGTGAAGCCCTCGCCGGCGTGAGGAGCTAGCGGGGCACCATTAATATCCATTCATTCCGCTGGAGAATGAAGTATTTCTGTGTTGTATTCAGGACTTGGCCGTCTGATCTGCTCTTGTTTCTGCCTGTCCTGTGGTGTTCTGTGCCTGGTCACTAGACCAgcgtctgcaataaaatggactcTGCTTTGTGCAGTTTGTGCTACATGAACATACTCTATTGTGAAATCACTTATAACGCGCTGTGACAAAGAACTGAGTCTGAACAGGAAAAGGAACTGCTGGTCGACTATTCACAGAGCTTTCCGACCAAGTGTGCGTGTTGCTTTCTCACCTCTTGATCGGAGAGGTTACTGCTGACGTTTCTCCATGGTGTACGGGATGGGGAAAAACAGAATTTGGCACACTTGACCATCTGTTCCTGCAAAGCAATGGCAAATTCAAAGATCCAAACAAACCAGACCCAATATGGATGTGTACGAAAACAAAAGTAGGGCATCACCATCCTGCTGCAGCAACAGTAGCTCGCCCTCCTCCTATCAGTCCTCATCCTTTGATAGTGGTACATATTGATATGAGTATATCTAATCAAACAAGCAAAATGAACAACAGATCAAAAATAAATCAATCAAAGAAGGAAATAAACAGCTGACCCACAAAAACTGAATATAGTCACTGAATCATTAGGATACTAATCAAACTTCTGGTACACATATTTGTAACTGACACAGCAAAACAATATGCATGGCGTACAAATTTTTTTCAAACTGAAAGATCGTCAATGATACATAACTGCTAGCCCTTTTTATCACCATACAGTTTTGTATGAACATGTGTGAGAGATTTAAGTAGAAGCAGAGCCAAAGTATTCATGTAATAGTTTAGTGAAGCACAAACCATATTGTAAACCATCCAGTACCAACCTCTTTTTGAAAAAGGGAACTGATAGGAAGGAAACATTGCAATGTAGTTTGAAAATTTATTCTCTAAATATCACAGTAGCCATGTGTGTTCTATAGAATTAGATAAAATATCATTTACTTTTATAAATAGTTTCCTGAGAGCAGAAAATCATGGACACTTTTTTTCTTAGAAGTGAAGGACATGAACAAGGGAGCAGATCATTCATTAAAAGATTAAATGATTCAGTTACCTTAGCATGAATATAGGGACCTGGAAAGAGAAAAATTTTAAAGTTACTGTTTTTTTCTACGGTTTTTTTTTAGGTCAACGACGGGGGGAGGAGGGGTTGGTTAAGAGACCCCCACCTGATATATATAAGCCACATATGCCGCCGTGAGCCGGTGGGTGGCGGGGCACATGGCCCAAACAAAGTTTTCAGAGTTACAAATGGAGAGGGGTAGACTCAAATAGGCAAAAGATTACACCAAATAGAGGAAAGACGAGCATTATTCTTTGGCAGGCGGCATCTCCATTGTCGCGCTGATTCTTGGCAAGCAGTGATCAGGCGCTGGTGATCTGGGTGCATGCCTCTAAACACAAATGTCACAGGTATCCTCGTCAAGTACCTTCTCGTCAGTTGACTCCCACAGGCACCGAACTTCAGCTATTACCTCAGCCTGCCAGCCTATGTGTCTCCAGAAAGCTTGGGCAAAAGGGCAACCTGAAATTATGTGGGCCGCATTCTCAAGCCCATGGCCACAAATGTCACAGGTATCCTCGTCAAGTACCTTCTTGTGCAGCAGATTGCTCTTGCAGTTGATTCTATTCTTCGTTAGCAACCATCCAAAGAACTTCACCCAGGGAGTGGCTATGTTCTTCCAGACAAACTGGTAGGCTGGGCAGGTGCTGCTGTTTCTCATAGAGGCTCTGTAAATCATACCTGAGAGCAGCCGCTGGTTGTTATCAGCAAAGAAGCATGATCTTTTGTCACTGCTGTTGTTGAGGGAGACCTCCTGTAACATGGACTCTAGCTTTTGTAGTTCTTCTATCGCCTGCCGACTTAGCCGCCGTTGTAACTGTGAGAGCAGTGATCTTGACAGCACCTCCCGGATTGAGGCTCCTTGCTCCACACAATGGCTGTGTAAGACCGGGAGGCTCTCTGCTAGTGGACAATCTCCTAACCAGACATCATCCCAAAATGCCGTGCTGCGTCCATCCCCAACATCAACCCTGGTAATCTTGCGGTATGCTGGCACAGTGGCGGATCCACGGGGGGGCTAGGGGGGcagcagccccccccccccccccccccccccccccccgagactGATTTTCCTTtataattactgtagcaaaaacgTAATTTCGCGATTAATTttcgacatttgttctaaatctctattgattagcccccccTGAGGTGCTCATCTCGGCTCCGCTAATGGCTGGCAGGAGCCCTCGAAGGACATCCCAGTGCACGCCGGCCAAATCCCCCTGCAGGCTATGTAGCTGTGTCTGTGTTTTTGCCCAGGTTGCCCATGCAGACCCCTCAGAGTGATGCAGCCGCTGTATCAGTTTGAGCAGCAAGCTCGCATTTTGTGTGTCCAGCCTTTTGATCCCATTCTACAGTTTGCATCATGCGCTTGGTACATACAGTAGAGAAAGAAATATTGCAAGGAAGATTTATTTTTTTCCCTGATGCCTTGCACCACGCACTTGGTACATGTAGTCTAGAAAGAAACATTGCAAGAAAGAACAAGGCTGTTGTTTCTTTACTGCCTTGACCTTATAGAAGAAGTGTCAGTTATCAAAGTACAAGGCTAGCAGGCAACACTGATTATTAGCAAGTGCACTTACAAAGGCTGATGTGTCTAGATGCAATGTAATCGGTCTGAAATAGGTAAACCACCAAACCTCACAGCTGAGCAACTTATATAGTAGCAAACATGACATGTCGTTGTATACAAATACATGTAGTATCCTATGGTGCCAGTTTTGCATACACATTAGAAAAAGTAGCGCTCGGATTGTAGCGGC encodes:
- the LOC136476745 gene encoding uncharacterized protein; the protein is MAEPAKNEAHVVEIPVAVDGGEASGGEEAFLDKSTAAAAGDGHPLGEIAASAGHLLLLKLWQWEEDRLSRRACALEARMDAARRDAFYLCAAFLAFHGLSLALLFAASVAASAAAAAVSPSPSAACRRWWAPSSLSLAASLALAAAVQLRVCAYWRAAAGLRRDRGDARALARAVQELRLKGAAFDLSKEPQYGVTRAKCASVEGAGAWALLRWCRQNVVTLCLLAVAAAALPSSKFILCA
- the LOC136476744 gene encoding protein RAFTIN 1A-like translates to MARFASAVLLAAALLMAGRLTNAGPSTTADEVFWRALLPGSAVPDAVLQLLRPATTTSPTKRPASQGVPASGGARDDDDDDDPSFKGYEFSYDAPIATTRGGGAATPTPTAPTAAVFFHEEAVRVGERLPLHFRAAAPAALGLLPRGVADSIPFTTAALPAVLALFGVPPGSSRAAAMAETLRTCERPPPVAGEAEEARFCATSLEAMVERAVAALGTRDVRAVTSALPRAGLPPQAYTVRAVRRIGGGASFVACHDEAYPYTVYWCHGTGPARAYLVEMEGARGGGAVTVAFVCHTDTSRWNPEHVSFKVLGTKPGGPPVCHLMPYGHVIWAKNVKPSPA